In a single window of the Ciconia boyciana chromosome 7, ASM3463844v1, whole genome shotgun sequence genome:
- the PPP1R7 gene encoding protein phosphatase 1 regulatory subunit 7 isoform X2 gives MAAGSGEVLQEMMEVDKRIESEESGDEEGKKQAVRLVTDLSQQSLRDEQNGENSAGEAETPVDMETISLDPDAEDVDLNHFRIGKIEGFEVLKKVKTLCLRQNLIKCIENLEQLQTLRELDLYDNQIRKIENLESLVELEILDISFNVLRHIEGLDQLTQLKKLFLVNNKISKIENLSNLQMLQMLELGSNRIRAIENIDTLANLDSLFLGKNKITKLQNLDALTNLTVLSIQNNRLTKIEGLQSLVNLRELYLSHNGIEVIEGLENNNKLTMLDIASNRIKKIENISHLTELQEFWMNDNLVESWSDLDELKGAKNLETVYLERNPLQKDPQYRRKIMLALPTVRQIDATFVRF, from the exons TTGACAAGCGGATTGAATCAGAGGAGTCGGGagatgaagaagggaagaagcaagCTGTTCGCTTAGTAACAGACCTCAGTCAGCAGAGCCTGAGAGATGAGCAGAATGGCGAGAACTCCGCAG gagaagcagagacacCAGTGGACATGGAGACAATTAGCCTGGACCCAGATGCTGAG gaTGTTGACTTGAATCATTTCCGAATTGGGAAGATTGAAGGATTTGAGGTGCTCAAGAAAGTGAAG ACTCTATGTCTCCGTCAGAATTTGATTAAGTGCATTGAGAACCTGGAGCAATTGCAGACCTTGCGGGAACTGGATCTCTATGACAATCAAATTCGGAAGATTGAGAACTTGGAGTCTCTAGTGGAACTTGA GATCCTGGACATCTCCTTTAACGTTCTGCGACACATTGAAGGACTAGATCAGCTTACGCAACTTAAAAAACTCTTCCTTGTCAAcaacaaaatcagcaaaattGAGAATTTGAGCAACTTGCAGATGCTACAGATGTTAGAGTTGGGATCCAATCGAATTCGG GCAATTGAAAACATCGACACGTTGGCTAATCTTGACAGTCTCTTCCttggaaagaataaaatcacCAAGCTCCAGAACTTGGATGCACTGACAAACTTGACTGTGCTCAGTATACAG AATAACCGTCTGACCAAGATTGAGGGGCTGCAGAGCTTGGTGAATTTGCGCGAGTTGTACCTCAGCCACAATGGCATCGAAGTCATCGAGGGACTGGAGAACAAT AACAAACTCACAATGCTGGACATTGCATCCAACAGAATCAAGAAGATTGAAAATATCAGTCACCTAACAGAGCTGCAGGAGTTCTGG ATGAACGATAATCTCGTTGAGAGCTGGAGTGACCTGGATGAGCTGAAAGGAGCGAAGAACTTGGAAACTGTATATCTGGAGCGAAACCCCTTGCAGAAGGATCCCCAGTACCGGCGCAAAATCATGCTGGCCCTCCCGACTGTCCGGCAGATTGATGCCACGTTTGTTCGATTCTGA
- the PPP1R7 gene encoding protein phosphatase 1 regulatory subunit 7 isoform X3 — MGGKSASKIKVETRVDKRIESEESGDEEGKKQAVRLVTDLSQQSLRDEQNGENSAGEAETPVDMETISLDPDAEDVDLNHFRIGKIEGFEVLKKVKTLCLRQNLIKCIENLEQLQTLRELDLYDNQIRKIENLESLVELEILDISFNVLRHIEGLDQLTQLKKLFLVNNKISKIENLSNLQMLQMLELGSNRIRAIENIDTLANLDSLFLGKNKITKLQNLDALTNLTVLSIQNKLTMLDIASNRIKKIENISHLTELQEFWMNDNLVESWSDLDELKGAKNLETVYLERNPLQKDPQYRRKIMLALPTVRQIDATFVRF; from the exons ATGGGAGGAAAAAGTGCATCCAAAATCAAAGTAGAAACAAGGG TTGACAAGCGGATTGAATCAGAGGAGTCGGGagatgaagaagggaagaagcaagCTGTTCGCTTAGTAACAGACCTCAGTCAGCAGAGCCTGAGAGATGAGCAGAATGGCGAGAACTCCGCAG gagaagcagagacacCAGTGGACATGGAGACAATTAGCCTGGACCCAGATGCTGAG gaTGTTGACTTGAATCATTTCCGAATTGGGAAGATTGAAGGATTTGAGGTGCTCAAGAAAGTGAAG ACTCTATGTCTCCGTCAGAATTTGATTAAGTGCATTGAGAACCTGGAGCAATTGCAGACCTTGCGGGAACTGGATCTCTATGACAATCAAATTCGGAAGATTGAGAACTTGGAGTCTCTAGTGGAACTTGA GATCCTGGACATCTCCTTTAACGTTCTGCGACACATTGAAGGACTAGATCAGCTTACGCAACTTAAAAAACTCTTCCTTGTCAAcaacaaaatcagcaaaattGAGAATTTGAGCAACTTGCAGATGCTACAGATGTTAGAGTTGGGATCCAATCGAATTCGG GCAATTGAAAACATCGACACGTTGGCTAATCTTGACAGTCTCTTCCttggaaagaataaaatcacCAAGCTCCAGAACTTGGATGCACTGACAAACTTGACTGTGCTCAGTATACAG AACAAACTCACAATGCTGGACATTGCATCCAACAGAATCAAGAAGATTGAAAATATCAGTCACCTAACAGAGCTGCAGGAGTTCTGG ATGAACGATAATCTCGTTGAGAGCTGGAGTGACCTGGATGAGCTGAAAGGAGCGAAGAACTTGGAAACTGTATATCTGGAGCGAAACCCCTTGCAGAAGGATCCCCAGTACCGGCGCAAAATCATGCTGGCCCTCCCGACTGTCCGGCAGATTGATGCCACGTTTGTTCGATTCTGA
- the PPP1R7 gene encoding protein phosphatase 1 regulatory subunit 7 isoform X1 codes for MGGKSASKIKVETRVDKRIESEESGDEEGKKQAVRLVTDLSQQSLRDEQNGENSAGEAETPVDMETISLDPDAEDVDLNHFRIGKIEGFEVLKKVKTLCLRQNLIKCIENLEQLQTLRELDLYDNQIRKIENLESLVELEILDISFNVLRHIEGLDQLTQLKKLFLVNNKISKIENLSNLQMLQMLELGSNRIRAIENIDTLANLDSLFLGKNKITKLQNLDALTNLTVLSIQNNRLTKIEGLQSLVNLRELYLSHNGIEVIEGLENNNKLTMLDIASNRIKKIENISHLTELQEFWMNDNLVESWSDLDELKGAKNLETVYLERNPLQKDPQYRRKIMLALPTVRQIDATFVRF; via the exons ATGGGAGGAAAAAGTGCATCCAAAATCAAAGTAGAAACAAGGG TTGACAAGCGGATTGAATCAGAGGAGTCGGGagatgaagaagggaagaagcaagCTGTTCGCTTAGTAACAGACCTCAGTCAGCAGAGCCTGAGAGATGAGCAGAATGGCGAGAACTCCGCAG gagaagcagagacacCAGTGGACATGGAGACAATTAGCCTGGACCCAGATGCTGAG gaTGTTGACTTGAATCATTTCCGAATTGGGAAGATTGAAGGATTTGAGGTGCTCAAGAAAGTGAAG ACTCTATGTCTCCGTCAGAATTTGATTAAGTGCATTGAGAACCTGGAGCAATTGCAGACCTTGCGGGAACTGGATCTCTATGACAATCAAATTCGGAAGATTGAGAACTTGGAGTCTCTAGTGGAACTTGA GATCCTGGACATCTCCTTTAACGTTCTGCGACACATTGAAGGACTAGATCAGCTTACGCAACTTAAAAAACTCTTCCTTGTCAAcaacaaaatcagcaaaattGAGAATTTGAGCAACTTGCAGATGCTACAGATGTTAGAGTTGGGATCCAATCGAATTCGG GCAATTGAAAACATCGACACGTTGGCTAATCTTGACAGTCTCTTCCttggaaagaataaaatcacCAAGCTCCAGAACTTGGATGCACTGACAAACTTGACTGTGCTCAGTATACAG AATAACCGTCTGACCAAGATTGAGGGGCTGCAGAGCTTGGTGAATTTGCGCGAGTTGTACCTCAGCCACAATGGCATCGAAGTCATCGAGGGACTGGAGAACAAT AACAAACTCACAATGCTGGACATTGCATCCAACAGAATCAAGAAGATTGAAAATATCAGTCACCTAACAGAGCTGCAGGAGTTCTGG ATGAACGATAATCTCGTTGAGAGCTGGAGTGACCTGGATGAGCTGAAAGGAGCGAAGAACTTGGAAACTGTATATCTGGAGCGAAACCCCTTGCAGAAGGATCCCCAGTACCGGCGCAAAATCATGCTGGCCCTCCCGACTGTCCGGCAGATTGATGCCACGTTTGTTCGATTCTGA